In a single window of the Daphnia carinata strain CSIRO-1 chromosome 4, CSIRO_AGI_Dcar_HiC_V3, whole genome shotgun sequence genome:
- the LOC130687209 gene encoding LOW QUALITY PROTEIN: G-protein coupled receptor Mth2-like (The sequence of the model RefSeq protein was modified relative to this genomic sequence to represent the inferred CDS: deleted 2 bases in 1 codon) has translation MSTFKLLVVVVTILTVAKFNRGQDLVDHLQNLETLWKIPLTKCCVSDSEFYSLGFDSCNNNEETPFIWPPPVYSIKTNQSAVSSSVRFSLTYNMSTCMPGYDSKSVTNFRLYTDGTVQVGDARLEPGQFCLNQIASGEPPTDESEFAIRYCIPDPCNQTNCVHKCCPMGMALNITTQLCQSYSERFDLVFHNASGQVISPDPGSYIIRDGDAPQCPFGMFPLMPEMNPEDTFYILPDGQLYLPSYPENDRYSKDYCVDDFFAEEGHIVRQALMCFPPQPEESADNQLVFKVFPYLLLVSSLFLVATFVVYAIIPEIRNIHGVTIMCHVASLAVMYIGLCVIQLGSEMPDGACVGLAVVVHFAFLSTFTWLNVMSFDIWWTFSPLNTSTNAKAAAVTFWMQMLANKTTSSSSTMTQPRDRLPTDDDYMTEHSDESGLIPICDLRPRNSRHGRQHLGRRIIFYSIYAWGVPFIIVLVGQVLDHVKNLPQHIVTPGFGEVKCWFFEKEAFLIYLYGPIAILILSNIVFFVMTAILLYRASVDAAFAVNSAHAKQKFRVIFSLFILMGVSWMMEVISFAVGGSAYIWIPTDILNILTGVFIFVIFVCKPNVWKLLKLKCPCLKRLDRCCPSYMTRSNTRQGTTTRSTMKEVSQTKSLNNLGLRQVDDSKKKIVMDAPTQSTQLRDSTQVDSGDEMMVDHESIRMA, from the exons ATGTCGACGTTCAAGTTattggttgttgttgtgacGATTCTGACAGTAGCCAAGTTCAATCGTGGCCAAGATTTAGTCGATCATTTGCAAAATCTGGAAACACTGTGGAAGATTCCTTTAACTAAATGTTGTGTTAGTGATTCCGAATTTTATTCACTTGGTTTCGACTCGTGCAACAACAATGAAGAAACGCCTTTCATATGGCCACCACCAGTATATTCGATCAAGACAAATCAATCGGCTGTTTCAAGTTCTGTACGTTTTTCATTGACCTACAACATGTCAACTTGCATGCCAGGATACGACAGTAAAAGTGTCACAAATTTTCGGTTATACACGGACGGCACGGTGCAAGTAGGAGACGCACGACTCGAGCCAGGTCAATTTTGTCTCAATCAAATCGCTTCAGGAGAACCGCCAACAGATGAATCTGAATTCGCCATTCGTTACTGCATCCCGGACCCGTGTAATCAAACGAATTGCGTTCACAAATGTTGCCCAATGGGGATGGCACTCAACATCACGACACAATTATGTCAGTCGTACAGCGAACGTTTTGATCTTGTTTTCCATAATGCGTCGGGTCAAGTAATCTCACCGGATCCTGGATCGTACATCATCCGAGACGGAGATGCACCGCAATGTCCGTTTGGCATGTTCCCACTTATGCCAGAAATGAATCCAGAAGATACGTTCTACATTCTACCTGATGGACAACTATATCTGCCGAGTTATCCGGAAAATGACAGATATTCCAAAGACTATTGCGTCGATGATTTTTTCGCAGAGGAAGGCCACATT gtTCGACAAGCGTTGATGTGCTTCCCACCGCAACCGGAAGAATCGGCAGATAACCAATTGGTCTTCAAAGTGTTCCCTTACTTGCTGTTGGTGTCGTCC CTTTTCCTTGTCGCCACGTTCGTCGTCTACGCCATCATTCCCGAAATACGCAACATTCACG GTGTAACGATTATGTGTCATGTTGCATCTCTGGCCGTTATGTACATTGGCTTATGCGTCATCCAGCTGGGCTCTGAAATGCCGGATGGGGCCTGTGTTGGATTAG CGGTTGTTGTGCACTTTGCCTTTTTGTCGACATTTACCTGGCTGAACGTCATGAGTTTCGACATTTGGTGGACTTTTAG TCCGTTGAATACGTCAACCAACGCCAAAGCGGCAGCTGTCACTTTCTGGATGCAAATGCTCGCCAATAAAACGACGAGCTCCTCTTCCACCATGACTCAGCCTCGCGATCGATTACCAACCGATGATGATTATATGACGGAGCACTCTGATGAGTCGGGCTTAATTCCGATCTG TGATTTGCGACCTCGCAATTCGAGACACGGACGCCAGCATCTAGGTCGCCGAATCATATTCTATTCCATCTACGCTTGGGGTGTTCCATTTATTATCGTCTTGGTTGGCCAAGTCCTGGACCATGTGAAAAATTTACCGCAACATATTGTTACTCCCGGATTCGGTGAAGTCAAATGCTGGTTTTTTG AGAAAGAAGCTTTCTTGATTTATCTGTATGGTCCCATTGCGATTTTGATTCTAAGCAACATCGTCTTTTTCGTCATGACGGCTATTCTCCTTTATCGGGCAAGCGTAGATGCTGCATTTGCTGTCAACAGTGCCCATGCCAAGCAAAA GTTCCGCGTGATTTTCAGTCTCTTTATTCTAATGGGTGTCTCTTGGATGATGGAAGTGATCTCATTTGCAGTTGGTGGCTCGGCATACATTTGGATTCCAACCGACATTCTTAACATCCTGACGGGCGTTTtcatcttcgtcatcttcgtcTGCAAGCCAAATGTCTGGAAGCTACTGAAACTCAAATGCCCATGTCTGAAGCGATTGGACCGCTGCTGTCCATCGTACATGACCCGTTCAAACACACGACAGGGCACCACAACCCGCAGTACCATGAAAGAAGTTTCGCAGACAAAGTCGTTGAACAACCTTGGTCTTCGCCAGGTAGACGATTCCAAGAAGAAGATTGTAATGGACGCACCTACTCAATCGACACAACTTCGTGACTCCACTCAAGTCGATTCTGGTGATGAAATGATGGTTGACCACGAGTCCATAAGAATGGCTTGA